Proteins from a genomic interval of Lusitaniella coriacea LEGE 07157:
- the tuf gene encoding elongation factor Tu — MVRTQFELTKPHINIGTIGHVDHGKTTLTAAITMALAALGQAEAMQYDEIDAAPEEQERGITINTAHVEYETANRHYAHIDCPGHADYVKNTIAGAAQMDGAILLVSASDGSMPQTREHLLLAKQVGVSNLVVFINKKDLVDDGELLELVELEVRELLSRFDFPGDDIPIIAGSALKALEVLTANPNLQRGENAWVDDIYALMDAVDSSIPMPLREADKPFLMSVEDVFSIGGRGTVATGKIERGTVRRNDKIEIVGLQATQETVVTDIEMFQKPLAEAIAGYNVGVLLRGIPKEAIERGMVLAAPGSITPHLRFESEVYVLTKAEGGRHKPFVPGYRPQFYVRTTDVTGTIRALTTDEGQTAAMVMPGDRVKMTVELHDAIAIEQGMRFAIREGGRTIGAGVVSQIVA, encoded by the coding sequence ATGGTACGCACGCAATTTGAACTGACCAAACCCCACATCAATATCGGCACCATCGGTCATGTAGACCACGGTAAAACCACGCTAACCGCAGCGATCACAATGGCGTTGGCAGCACTGGGTCAGGCAGAAGCGATGCAGTACGATGAGATTGATGCTGCTCCGGAAGAACAGGAAAGGGGCATTACGATCAACACCGCTCATGTGGAGTATGAAACCGCAAACCGCCACTACGCCCACATCGATTGTCCCGGACACGCGGACTACGTGAAAAATACGATCGCGGGTGCAGCCCAAATGGACGGTGCGATTCTGCTCGTCTCTGCATCAGACGGTTCTATGCCGCAAACGCGGGAACACTTACTCTTAGCGAAGCAGGTGGGCGTTAGCAATCTCGTTGTCTTTATCAACAAAAAAGATTTGGTGGACGATGGGGAATTGCTCGAACTGGTTGAATTGGAGGTGCGCGAACTTCTAAGCCGCTTCGATTTTCCCGGCGATGACATTCCTATTATTGCGGGTTCTGCTCTGAAAGCTCTCGAAGTCCTGACGGCGAACCCCAACCTGCAACGAGGCGAGAATGCTTGGGTAGACGATATCTATGCGTTGATGGATGCGGTTGATTCCTCCATCCCTATGCCTCTTCGCGAAGCCGACAAGCCATTTCTGATGTCCGTTGAGGATGTTTTTTCCATTGGCGGTCGCGGAACTGTTGCTACGGGCAAAATCGAACGGGGGACGGTCAGGCGCAATGACAAGATTGAAATTGTCGGTCTTCAAGCCACGCAGGAAACCGTTGTCACCGACATCGAAATGTTCCAAAAACCTTTGGCAGAAGCGATCGCGGGCTACAATGTTGGCGTGCTACTGCGGGGAATTCCCAAGGAAGCGATCGAACGGGGGATGGTGCTTGCTGCACCGGGTTCGATTACGCCTCACCTGCGGTTTGAATCGGAGGTTTACGTCCTGACAAAGGCAGAAGGCGGTCGCCACAAACCCTTTGTCCCTGGCTATCGCCCGCAATTCTACGTGCGAACCACCGATGTCACCGGAACGATTCGCGCCCTCACTACTGATGAAGGACAAACCGCAGCAATGGTGATGCCTGGAGATCGGGTTAAGATGACCGTGGAATTGCACGACGCGATCGCGATTGAACAGGGAATGCGCTTTGCTATCCGCGAAGGCGGTCGCACGATCGGTGCGGGGGTCGTCTCTCAAATCGTTGCCTAG
- a CDS encoding CHAT domain-containing protein, translated as MLPSQLLNPKWATGLTLALLLSAFSLPVSAVVKNENNRRVDAEWTLRQDSAIPELGRLAQAQPTQDRRAEAFRLTQEGLQHHRRGQFQEAIEYYQQSLAILQEIRDRVGEGTILNNMGDIYRRLGQYPEAIRSLQQSLAIHIETGNRSGESTALNNLGSIYDNRGQYQEAIEYYQQSLAILREVGNLVKEGKTLSNLGWVYANLGQYPEAIEYYQQSLAIFREVGDRKGERTTLDNLSLIYVSQGPYQKAVEYYKESLAIDRETGDRVGEGVTLSYLGNIYRNQGKYAEAIEYYQKALAIHQEVGNRELEGEIVSNLGGVYKDRGQYQEAIEYYQQALAIHQEVGNRAVQGITLNNLTGVYWHLGQYSKAIENYQRALAIHQEVGNRTAEGDTLNNLGNIYSSLGKYQEAIESYEQSLAITRETGNRGKEGLYLQNLGAVYLKLEQYQEAIKYIQKALAIHQEVGNRAGKGLSLNNLGAVYGNLGQHKEAIKYYQQALAIRREVGDRAGEGLSLNNLGTVYFNQKQYADAEANLYAAIDVLDSLRTPELADADKISLFETQAHTYRLLQHTLIAQKKTDRALEISERGRARAFVELLAKQLNPQSNELPNIDPPSIEEIKQIAKAQNATLVQYSVLSNSLLIWVIQPTGKIDFRTVDLQKLDGSLANITELARIEAANPRSSGSGDEFTSLIRSTQESLRTDSPATSGDSADKPLKRLRQLHQLLIAPIADLLPANPENRVIFIPHQSLFYVPFPALQDEEFNYLIEKHTILTAPSIQVLQLTRKHRQRLTIPSSLEDRALIVGNPTMPWIPDEEGDLFQLSNLSGAEREATEIAQMLNVETLLGANATETTVSQRMKTARLIHFATHGLLDDFGYGIPGAIALAPSGNRTEGRSIFGDPNDGLLTSGEIVTMTQNNPLNAELVVLSACETGLGDLSGDGIIGLSRSLITAGVPSIVVSLWKVPDVETRELMTEFYTNRYLKNMDKAQALRQAMLTVIEGDSPDPSAWAAFTLIGEAE; from the coding sequence ATGCTTCCTTCTCAACTCCTTAACCCTAAATGGGCTACGGGTTTAACCCTTGCTCTCCTGCTGTCGGCTTTCTCCCTCCCCGTTTCGGCAGTAGTGAAGAATGAAAATAATCGCCGGGTTGACGCTGAATGGACTTTGAGGCAAGATAGCGCAATTCCAGAACTGGGAAGACTTGCCCAAGCGCAACCGACACAAGATAGACGTGCAGAGGCATTTCGGCTAACTCAAGAAGGACTTCAACATCATCGTAGAGGTCAATTTCAAGAAGCAATTGAGTACTATCAACAATCCTTAGCCATCCTCCAAGAAATACGTGATCGCGTGGGGGAAGGAACAATCCTCAACAATATGGGTGACATTTACCGCAGGCTAGGGCAGTACCCAGAGGCAATTAGATCCCTTCAACAATCCCTAGCTATTCATATTGAAACGGGCAATCGTTCTGGAGAAAGCACAGCACTCAATAACCTGGGCAGTATTTACGACAACCGAGGGCAATACCAAGAAGCAATTGAGTACTACCAACAATCTTTAGCTATTTTGCGGGAAGTGGGGAATTTAGTAAAAGAAGGCAAAACCCTTAGCAATCTGGGTTGGGTTTACGCAAACTTAGGACAATACCCAGAAGCAATCGAGTACTACCAACAATCTTTAGCCATTTTTCGGGAAGTTGGCGATCGCAAAGGGGAGAGAACAACCCTCGATAATCTGAGCTTAATTTACGTTAGCCAGGGACCGTACCAAAAGGCGGTTGAGTACTACAAAGAATCTCTAGCTATCGATAGAGAAACAGGAGATCGCGTTGGTGAAGGAGTAACTCTTAGCTATCTAGGTAACATTTACCGGAATCAAGGAAAGTATGCAGAGGCAATTGAATACTATCAAAAAGCTTTAGCGATTCATCAGGAAGTGGGCAATCGCGAACTAGAAGGGGAAATTGTCAGTAATCTGGGTGGGGTTTACAAAGATCGAGGACAGTACCAAGAAGCTATTGAATACTATCAACAGGCTTTAGCTATCCACCAAGAAGTGGGCAATCGCGCTGTGCAAGGAATAACCCTTAACAATCTAACTGGAGTTTACTGGCACCTGGGTCAATACTCAAAAGCCATTGAAAACTATCAACGCGCTCTAGCAATTCATCAAGAAGTGGGCAATCGCACCGCAGAAGGGGACACCCTCAACAACCTAGGAAACATTTATAGTTCTCTAGGAAAGTACCAAGAAGCAATTGAATCCTACGAACAATCGTTAGCGATTACGAGGGAAACGGGCAATCGCGGCAAAGAAGGGCTATACCTTCAAAATCTGGGCGCGGTTTACCTCAAATTGGAACAGTATCAAGAAGCAATTAAATATATTCAAAAAGCTTTAGCGATTCATCAGGAAGTGGGCAATCGCGCGGGGAAAGGGCTATCCCTCAACAACTTGGGCGCAGTTTACGGCAACCTAGGACAGCACAAAGAAGCGATTAAATACTACCAACAAGCTTTAGCCATACGCAGAGAGGTAGGGGATCGCGCAGGGGAAGGGCTATCCCTCAACAACCTAGGTACAGTTTACTTCAACCAAAAGCAGTACGCCGATGCCGAAGCAAACCTCTACGCTGCCATTGATGTTTTGGACTCTCTGCGTACCCCAGAACTCGCCGATGCCGATAAAATCTCTCTCTTTGAAACTCAAGCGCATACCTACCGACTTCTCCAACACACCCTCATCGCCCAAAAGAAAACCGATCGCGCGCTGGAAATTTCCGAACGGGGACGCGCCAGAGCATTCGTGGAACTCCTAGCAAAACAACTCAACCCCCAATCCAACGAACTGCCCAACATTGACCCTCCATCCATCGAGGAAATTAAACAAATCGCTAAAGCGCAAAACGCCACCCTCGTTCAATACTCCGTTCTTTCTAATTCTCTTCTCATTTGGGTGATTCAACCCACTGGAAAAATCGACTTCCGCACCGTGGATTTGCAAAAACTCGATGGTTCCCTTGCCAATATCACAGAACTTGCTCGAATTGAAGCGGCTAACCCACGAAGTTCAGGAAGTGGAGACGAGTTTACATCCCTAATTCGCAGTACGCAGGAATCTCTTCGCACTGACTCTCCTGCAACTTCAGGAGATAGCGCAGATAAACCTCTCAAGCGCCTCCGACAACTGCATCAACTGCTGATTGCACCTATCGCGGATCTGCTTCCCGCGAATCCCGAAAATCGGGTTATTTTCATCCCCCATCAATCTCTGTTCTACGTTCCCTTTCCGGCACTCCAAGACGAAGAATTCAACTATTTAATTGAAAAACATACAATCCTCACTGCGCCTTCGATTCAGGTTCTGCAACTCACCCGCAAGCATCGGCAACGTCTTACTATTCCTTCTTCTCTGGAGGATCGCGCCCTCATTGTGGGCAATCCCACCATGCCTTGGATTCCCGATGAAGAGGGAGATTTATTCCAACTCTCCAATCTCTCCGGTGCGGAACGCGAAGCCACCGAAATTGCTCAAATGCTTAATGTGGAAACGCTTTTAGGCGCAAATGCCACAGAAACGACTGTCTCGCAACGCATGAAAACCGCTCGCCTGATTCATTTCGCTACCCACGGACTCCTGGATGATTTTGGCTACGGGATTCCTGGCGCGATCGCGCTTGCACCCTCTGGGAACAGGACGGAAGGGAGATCGATTTTCGGAGATCCCAACGATGGTCTATTGACCTCTGGGGAGATTGTCACCATGACCCAAAATAATCCCCTAAATGCCGAATTGGTAGTTCTGAGCGCCTGCGAGACAGGTTTGGGCGATCTTTCGGGGGATGGCATCATCGGTTTATCCCGTTCTTTGATTACCGCCGGGGTTCCTAGTATTGTGGTGTCTTTGTGGAAGGTTCCTGATGTGGAGACGAGGGAGTTGATGACGGAGTTTTACACGAATCGCTACCTGAAAAACATGGATAAAGCCCAAGCATTGCGTCAGGCGATGTTGACCGTGATAGAAGGGGATTCCCCCGATCCCAGTGCGTGGGCGGCGTTTACATTAATTGGCGAAGCAGAGTAG
- a CDS encoding type II toxin-antitoxin system VapC family toxin, which translates to MKTVFVDTLYWIAITNPKDQWHQQAKIVRDTLQATQLVTTELVLIEFLNYFCTYGSQMRRTVALVTRTILEQPEVEVIWHVRDAFNWGLTLYENRLDKGYSLVDCVSMEIMRQRAIADILSQDKHFAQEGFNLLL; encoded by the coding sequence GTGAAAACGGTCTTTGTGGATACGCTTTATTGGATTGCAATTACAAATCCTAAAGACCAATGGCATCAACAAGCTAAAATTGTTCGAGATACGCTGCAAGCGACACAATTGGTGACAACAGAACTCGTCTTAATTGAGTTCCTTAACTATTTTTGTACTTACGGCTCTCAAATGCGAAGAACGGTAGCACTGGTGACGCGCACAATTCTTGAACAACCAGAGGTTGAAGTCATTTGGCACGTTCGCGATGCTTTTAATTGGGGTTTAACCCTTTACGAAAATCGCCTCGATAAAGGGTATAGCTTAGTTGACTGTGTTTCGATGGAAATTATGCGACAGCGCGCGATCGCGGATATTCTATCCCAGGATAAACATTTCGCCCAGGAAGGGTTCAATCTATTGCTTTAG
- a CDS encoding acetolactate synthase large subunit — protein sequence MGELNTAELLVRCLENEGVSYVFGLPGEENLHVLEALKHSSIQFITTRHEQGAAFMADVYGRLTGKAGVCLSTLGPGATNLMTGVADANLDGAPLVAITGQVGTDRMHIESHQYLDLVSMFEPVTKWNAQIVRPSNTPEIIRKAFKIAQTEKPGAVHIDLPENIAAMPAEGDCLNPDSRETTYASFRSFNAAAAAISKAKNPLILVGNGAIRADASEALTEFATRLGIPVVNTFMGKGVIPYTHPLSLWTVGLQQRDIVTCAFEKTDLAIAIGYDLIEYSPKKWNPDGTTPIIHIGTTSAEIDSSYIPLVEIVGDIADALTEIMKRVDCQGEPNPSAAELRAEIREDYERYANDDGFPIKPQKIIYDLRQVMGPEDIAISDVGAHKMWMARHYHCDSPNTCIISNGFAAMGIAIPGAIAAKLVHPDKKVVAVTGDGGFMMNCQELETALRVGTPFVTLIFNDNGYGLIEWKQINQFGEPAFIHFTNPDFVKFAESMGLKGYRVESAQDLIPTLKTALEQDVPAVIDCPVDYRENLRFSQKSGELSCRI from the coding sequence ATGGGCGAACTCAATACAGCCGAACTACTCGTTCGATGCTTAGAAAATGAGGGCGTGAGTTACGTTTTCGGGCTTCCAGGGGAAGAAAATCTGCACGTTCTTGAAGCACTGAAACACTCTTCGATTCAATTCATCACCACTCGCCACGAACAGGGTGCGGCGTTCATGGCAGATGTGTACGGACGTTTAACGGGCAAAGCGGGCGTTTGTTTATCTACCTTGGGCCCTGGCGCGACGAATTTGATGACGGGGGTTGCCGACGCAAACCTAGACGGTGCGCCCTTGGTGGCGATTACGGGTCAGGTGGGAACCGATCGAATGCACATTGAATCCCATCAATACCTAGATTTGGTATCGATGTTTGAACCTGTCACCAAATGGAATGCCCAAATCGTTCGTCCCAGCAACACCCCCGAAATTATTCGCAAAGCCTTTAAAATTGCCCAAACGGAAAAACCCGGTGCGGTTCACATCGATTTGCCTGAAAATATTGCAGCGATGCCTGCGGAAGGAGACTGTTTGAATCCGGATAGTCGGGAAACGACTTATGCTTCATTTCGCAGTTTTAACGCTGCGGCGGCGGCAATTTCCAAAGCGAAAAATCCCTTGATTTTGGTGGGAAATGGAGCCATTCGTGCTGACGCGAGTGAGGCGCTAACGGAGTTTGCGACGCGATTGGGAATTCCCGTGGTGAATACATTTATGGGCAAAGGAGTTATCCCTTATACTCATCCCCTCTCCCTGTGGACGGTGGGATTGCAACAGCGCGATATTGTGACTTGCGCCTTTGAAAAAACGGATCTCGCGATCGCGATCGGTTACGATTTAATTGAATATTCCCCGAAAAAGTGGAATCCCGACGGAACAACGCCGATTATCCACATTGGAACAACTTCCGCAGAGATCGATAGCAGCTATATTCCATTAGTGGAAATTGTGGGGGATATTGCCGATGCACTGACGGAAATTATGAAGCGTGTCGATTGTCAGGGGGAACCCAACCCTTCCGCCGCAGAATTGCGCGCCGAGATTCGAGAAGATTACGAACGCTATGCTAACGATGACGGTTTCCCCATCAAACCCCAAAAAATTATCTACGATTTGCGTCAGGTGATGGGCCCTGAAGATATTGCCATTTCTGATGTGGGAGCGCATAAAATGTGGATGGCGCGGCACTACCACTGCGATTCTCCCAATACTTGCATTATTTCCAACGGGTTTGCAGCGATGGGGATTGCCATTCCGGGCGCGATCGCGGCTAAACTGGTACATCCCGATAAAAAGGTCGTTGCGGTGACTGGAGATGGGGGCTTTATGATGAACTGTCAGGAACTCGAAACCGCCCTGCGCGTGGGTACGCCCTTTGTTACATTAATTTTTAATGACAATGGTTACGGGTTAATTGAATGGAAGCAAATCAACCAATTTGGAGAACCCGCATTCATCCACTTCACCAATCCCGATTTTGTCAAATTTGCCGAAAGTATGGGCTTAAAAGGTTATCGCGTTGAATCCGCCCAAGACCTCATTCCCACGCTCAAAACAGCACTAGAACAAGACGTTCCCGCAGTCATCGATTGTCCGGTGGATTATCGCGAAAATCTGCGATTCTCTCAGAAATCGGGAGAATTGAGTTGCAGAATTTGA
- a CDS encoding NAD-dependent succinate-semialdehyde dehydrogenase encodes MGIATINPATGETVKTFEALTPNEINEKLAIAQSCFETYRKSAIAQKSEWLHNAANILERNSTEYGEIMTLEMGKPIKGAIAEAKKCAWVCRYYADNAADFLADVPAESDGSQAFIRYQPLGAVLAVMPWNFPFWQVFRFAAPNLMAGNVGLLKHASNVPQCALKIEEIIRDAGFPEGAFQTLLIGSEAVEQVINDACVKAATLTGSEPAGASLASAAGKQIKKTLLELGGSDPFVVLESADLDEAVAAGTTARMLNNGQSCIAAKRFIVVESIADEFERKMTERFKSLKIGDPTLEETDLGPLATSSILQDLDEQVQKSIEMGAKAVIGGQPLKDRPGNFYPPTILTNIPSGSPAEKEEFFGPVALLFRVKNIDDAIALANDTPFGLGASGWTQNEQERDRLINELEAGAVFINGLVKSDPRIPFGGIKRSGYGRELGIQGIHEFVNVKTVWVK; translated from the coding sequence ATGGGAATCGCAACGATTAATCCCGCAACCGGGGAAACGGTCAAAACCTTTGAGGCGCTAACCCCAAACGAAATTAACGAAAAATTAGCGATCGCGCAGTCTTGTTTTGAAACCTATCGCAAAAGCGCGATCGCGCAAAAAAGTGAATGGTTGCACAACGCCGCAAATATTTTAGAGCGCAACAGCACAGAATATGGCGAAATCATGACCTTGGAGATGGGAAAACCGATTAAGGGCGCGATCGCGGAGGCAAAAAAATGTGCCTGGGTGTGCCGCTACTACGCCGATAATGCCGCCGATTTCCTTGCAGATGTTCCCGCAGAAAGCGATGGTTCCCAAGCCTTTATCCGCTATCAACCCTTGGGGGCAGTCTTGGCGGTAATGCCCTGGAATTTCCCCTTCTGGCAGGTTTTTCGCTTCGCCGCACCCAACTTGATGGCGGGAAATGTCGGGTTGCTCAAACACGCTTCCAATGTCCCCCAATGCGCCTTGAAAATTGAGGAAATTATTCGCGATGCCGGGTTTCCAGAAGGGGCGTTCCAAACCCTCCTCATTGGCTCAGAAGCTGTCGAACAGGTGATTAATGACGCTTGCGTCAAAGCGGCAACCCTAACCGGAAGCGAACCGGCTGGGGCAAGTTTAGCCTCGGCTGCGGGCAAACAAATCAAAAAAACCCTATTGGAATTGGGAGGAAGCGATCCCTTCGTCGTTCTCGAAAGTGCCGATCTCGATGAAGCTGTTGCGGCTGGAACCACTGCAAGGATGCTCAATAACGGTCAATCCTGCATTGCAGCAAAGCGATTTATCGTTGTGGAGTCGATTGCGGACGAATTTGAGCGAAAAATGACCGAACGGTTCAAATCTCTCAAAATTGGCGATCCCACTTTAGAGGAGACGGATTTGGGCCCTTTGGCAACTTCGAGTATTTTGCAGGATTTGGACGAGCAAGTGCAAAAAAGCATCGAGATGGGTGCAAAAGCAGTTATTGGGGGTCAACCCCTCAAAGATCGTCCCGGAAACTTTTACCCGCCAACGATTTTGACGAATATTCCCTCCGGTTCTCCGGCGGAGAAGGAAGAGTTTTTTGGGCCCGTTGCGCTGCTGTTTCGGGTGAAAAATATTGACGACGCGATCGCGCTGGCAAACGACACCCCCTTTGGATTAGGGGCAAGTGGTTGGACGCAAAACGAACAAGAACGCGATCGTCTGATTAACGAATTAGAAGCAGGCGCAGTCTTCATCAACGGTTTAGTCAAATCCGATCCTCGCATTCCCTTTGGCGGCATCAAACGATCGGGTTATGGTAGGGAGTTAGGAATTCAAGGCATTCACGAATTTGTAAATGTTAAGACTGTTTGGGTGAAATAG
- a CDS encoding type II toxin-antitoxin system RelE/ParE family toxin, which translates to MKYHIEISSMAEGEADSAFQWLSQVNSPKRAIQWYSGLLQAIESLSQMLKRCALARENQCFSQEIRQFLYGKGHNAYRILFTILEGQEVSTVRILHIRHGSQQTLGEDPEA; encoded by the coding sequence GTGAAGTATCATATCGAAATTTCAAGTATGGCAGAAGGTGAAGCAGACAGCGCGTTTCAGTGGCTCTCTCAAGTAAATTCCCCTAAAAGAGCAATTCAATGGTACTCAGGATTACTACAAGCGATTGAATCTTTGTCTCAAATGCTGAAACGTTGTGCGCTAGCACGAGAAAATCAGTGTTTTAGTCAGGAAATTCGTCAGTTCCTGTACGGCAAAGGGCATAACGCTTACCGCATTCTCTTTACTATTTTAGAAGGGCAAGAAGTATCAACAGTTCGTATTTTGCATATCCGACATGGTTCGCAGCAAACCCTTGGCGAAGATCCAGAAGCATGA
- a CDS encoding site-specific integrase, producing the protein MVDNYDEQVEKIEHYNQPILDGFKDWLEKSNLSAKTVRNHVNNIESFAEYLVCYEPLRRLDEIEDNDVSDFLIDWFPRKALWASESTVKSYIASFRKFAKYMIESQRMSAEQETEIRETLKEGKEEFLDAVRMEDSAW; encoded by the coding sequence ATGGTAGATAATTACGACGAGCAAGTTGAAAAAATCGAACATTACAATCAGCCAATTCTGGATGGGTTTAAGGACTGGCTCGAAAAATCGAACCTTTCTGCTAAAACAGTTCGGAATCATGTAAACAATATCGAATCTTTTGCTGAATATCTTGTTTGCTACGAACCTTTGCGTCGGCTGGACGAGATAGAAGACAATGACGTTAGCGATTTTCTAATAGATTGGTTTCCGCGCAAGGCATTATGGGCATCAGAAAGTACTGTAAAATCGTATATTGCGTCTTTCCGGAAGTTTGCAAAATACATGATTGAAAGCCAGCGTATGAGTGCCGAGCAAGAAACTGAAATACGAGAGACTTTAAAAGAAGGGAAAGAAGAGTTTTTAGATGCGGTGAGAATGGAAGATTCGGCTTGGTAA
- a CDS encoding heavy metal translocating P-type ATPase, which translates to METLTLKLQGMSCAACAKRIETVIQSVPGVLECSVNFGLEQASVRYKPQTAPLETIQKAVAKAGYRAYLEEQDDTESDRAATLSLKRRLIFGGVVSLILVFGGLPMMTGLSLSWVPPWLHNPWLQLVLTTPVLFWVGQSFFTGAWKALKHGSSDMNTLVALGTSAAYFYSVIATVFPQFFRTQGLAPDVYYEAAAVVITLVLLGRLLERRARGQTSAALRQLMGLQAKTARVVREGREEDIPIEAVEIGDIIVVRPGEKIPVDGRIIEGSSLVDEAMVTGESVPVTKEVGDEVIGATLNKTGSFQFEATRVGKETVLAQIVQLVRQAQASKAPIQRLADRVVGIFVPIVLAIALLTFTIWWFLTGNLTLATISTVGVLTIACPCALGLATPTSVMVGTGKGAENGILIKGADSLELAHKIQAIILDKTGTLTEGKPTVTDFVAVRGTENSNEIKLLKLAATVENRSEHPLAEAVINYAQKQGIELPLPSPEGFGAIAGSGVQGNVSDRWIQIGTQQWLEGLGIAMDGTTRSRVSLLNCQKTWQEAGKTVIWLAVDGEIEGLFAIADTLKSSSAQAVKTLQRMGLEVAMLTGDNQGVADAIAREVGIRRVFAQVRPDGKAAIVQRLQQEGKIVGMVGDGINDAPALAQADVGIAIGTGTDVAIAASDITLISGDLQGIIAAIQLSRATMGNIRSNLFFAFIYNIAGIPIAAGILYPILGWLLNPAIAGAAMAFSSVSVVLNALRLRNFKPKLFS; encoded by the coding sequence ATGGAAACTCTCACGCTCAAGCTGCAAGGCATGAGTTGTGCGGCTTGTGCTAAACGGATTGAGACGGTAATTCAATCAGTTCCTGGCGTGTTGGAATGCAGTGTTAATTTCGGATTGGAGCAGGCATCGGTTCGCTACAAACCCCAAACCGCTCCTTTAGAAACGATTCAAAAAGCAGTTGCAAAGGCGGGCTACCGTGCTTATTTGGAGGAGCAAGACGATACGGAATCAGATCGCGCGGCAACATTATCTCTCAAACGACGGTTAATCTTTGGGGGAGTTGTGAGCCTCATCCTCGTCTTTGGCGGATTGCCGATGATGACTGGGTTATCGCTGTCCTGGGTTCCCCCTTGGCTCCACAATCCTTGGCTGCAACTGGTTTTAACAACTCCCGTTTTGTTTTGGGTGGGGCAATCCTTTTTTACAGGAGCTTGGAAAGCCCTGAAACACGGCAGTTCGGATATGAATACTCTCGTGGCATTAGGGACGAGTGCGGCGTATTTCTATTCGGTCATCGCGACGGTTTTTCCCCAGTTTTTCCGCACGCAAGGGTTAGCACCGGATGTCTATTATGAAGCGGCTGCGGTGGTGATTACCTTGGTTTTATTAGGGCGATTACTGGAGAGGCGCGCGCGAGGACAAACTTCTGCCGCACTGCGTCAGTTGATGGGATTGCAGGCGAAAACGGCTCGCGTTGTGAGGGAGGGACGAGAAGAAGATATTCCTATAGAAGCAGTGGAGATTGGGGATATTATCGTGGTGCGACCGGGGGAAAAAATTCCCGTGGATGGGAGGATTATAGAGGGGTCTTCCTTGGTGGATGAGGCGATGGTGACGGGGGAGAGCGTTCCTGTGACGAAGGAAGTGGGGGATGAGGTGATTGGGGCAACTTTGAATAAAACCGGGAGTTTCCAGTTTGAGGCGACGCGAGTGGGAAAAGAAACCGTCCTCGCACAGATCGTGCAATTGGTTCGGCAAGCCCAAGCCTCTAAAGCCCCCATTCAAAGATTAGCCGATCGCGTGGTCGGAATTTTTGTCCCCATTGTTCTCGCGATCGCGCTACTAACCTTTACAATTTGGTGGTTCCTAACGGGAAATTTAACTCTCGCAACCATTTCTACAGTGGGAGTCCTGACGATCGCTTGCCCCTGCGCCTTGGGTTTAGCCACGCCCACTTCGGTGATGGTGGGAACGGGAAAAGGTGCGGAAAATGGCATTTTAATCAAAGGAGCCGATAGTTTGGAATTGGCGCACAAAATTCAAGCCATCATCCTCGATAAAACCGGAACCCTCACGGAAGGAAAGCCTACGGTAACGGATTTTGTGGCAGTGCGAGGCACGGAAAACAGCAATGAAATTAAGCTCTTGAAACTTGCTGCCACCGTAGAAAATCGCTCGGAACACCCCTTAGCCGAAGCAGTTATTAATTACGCTCAAAAACAAGGTATTGAGCTGCCCCTGCCCTCTCCAGAGGGATTTGGCGCGATCGCGGGGAGTGGGGTACAGGGAAATGTTTCAGATCGTTGGATTCAAATTGGCACGCAGCAGTGGCTTGAAGGTTTGGGGATTGCAATGGATGGAACCACGCGATCGCGCGTCTCTCTGCTAAATTGCCAGAAAACATGGCAGGAGGCGGGAAAAACTGTGATTTGGCTGGCGGTTGATGGGGAAATTGAGGGACTTTTTGCCATTGCCGATACTCTCAAATCCTCCTCCGCCCAAGCAGTGAAAACCTTGCAAAGAATGGGATTGGAAGTAGCGATGCTCACGGGGGACAATCAAGGGGTTGCAGACGCGATCGCGCGGGAGGTTGGGATTCGGCGCGTTTTTGCCCAAGTCCGTCCCGATGGGAAAGCTGCAATTGTCCAACGCCTGCAACAGGAAGGAAAAATTGTGGGAATGGTGGGCGATGGTATCAACGACGCACCTGCATTAGCCCAAGCAGATGTAGGGATTGCCATTGGAACCGGAACCGATGTCGCGATCGCGGCTTCTGATATTACCCTCATTTCCGGCGACTTACAAGGCATTATCGCTGCCATTCAACTGAGTCGCGCTACGATGGGCAATATTCGCAGCAACCTCTTTTTTGCCTTCATTTACAACATTGCTGGAATTCCTATTGCCGCAGGGATTTTATACCCCATTTTGGGCTGGTTACTCAATCCCGCGATCGCGGGTGCGGCAATGGCATTTAGTTCGGTATCAGTCGTCCTCAACGCCCTGCGCCTGCGCAACTTCAAACCCAAACTCTTTTCCTAG